TTTAATGCATATAATAGTGGAATTGGCCTTCCCACTGTCAAGAATTCTAAGACTGATTTGAGGGTCATGGTTTAGTGATTAGAGTTACAGGTTAGCCAATGTGGGACTAACATGCATTGAACAAGTCCTAACCATAATTTGGAGGGAGAGGGGACCAATGTGTCTTTAGGACACATGTCATCTCCAAATGCTTTCACATCATTATTGATCCTTAATATGGAAGTTACAATTTTGGAGCAGTATAAAAAGGCTTCATTTCACGTCCAACAAAAGAAGTTACCATTTTCCTGGTCTCTTAAGTTCTCTTCTTGATTTCACTACCATTCTCTTCAATTTCCTCCCGCCTCTCACTCTGCTCCACCCATCCTCTCAAACTGTTGGCACCTCACCATCCCATTTAGTTGGCCTCCTATAGATAAGAACCCTACATAAAGAATGACTATGCATCCATCACCATTCCCTCACACATAACCCCCAATCCTCTTTTAGAAAACATTAATACTTCTAGGCATCCATGCACACAGCTCCAGATCATAGAAAAGCCttgaatttttcattatatacaAGCATAACTAGAATTTAGAAACATACTGAAGTGCATCACTAGCAACCTCTGTGACAAACTTCTGAGTGGCAACAGCTACTAGTCTAATTCTGCAAAACAAAGGAGAAAGTCAATCCAATGCACCATGATACATATCCAGGATGTCTAATTCtgattttaaagaaatcatCATCCTCCAAAGCAGGTTATAACTCCttaatttccttttcttattgAATAAATATCTTTCCGTTTacattacacaaaaaaaaaaaaaaaaaaaaaggaatccaAATTGcactctgtttttaattcaaagaatATGGTAGCACCTAAGGTTTTCCGTTGAAAGGAAAGTGATAACACAACCAACAAAGGCACAACCAAAACTTTTGAtcattaatttataaaagatttcgAATAAgagtttaaaagataaaaaaaatttattggttACAGAAATTTGAGCAGCCTATGACTTAATCCATAAACTTCTAGGAAAGTTTCAAGTGTATGAAGACAGGATTCATATGAACCAAAAGAGAGGGacattaggaaaagaaaaggaaagaaatagcaAGTCCTGACTGAGCAAATCAATTTTACATGCATATGTCTAGAATTTTTCCCAAGGTAAATCACATTAAGTGGAAAAGTAGGTGACAGCACAGCTCCCTGCTTCCTGGATCTCATGAACATTTTTATGTCCATACGGTTTATGCCACACGTACAGCATCAAGTAAAAGTGATTATGTATGCAAGTGTTGGCTACAGCATTATCTGAACTCTCTCAATAACCATTACAACTTCCAGGGTAACTGAGATATCACTAAAACTTGTATCAAGTAAAATAAGACCAATCTCATTTTCTGTTTCCTGGAAAAACGGTCCACAAATGTGAATTCATGGAagtaaattcaaaataaaggaGCATTACATAAAAGTATCATGTTCATTATGTTGAATTGTGATGTGAAATTTCCAAACATAAAAGTTTACAAGAGCGATAAATATAGGGTATACGTATAGGTTCTTAGATGGTGATTTAAAAATCCAAGCATCTTTGCATTTTATAGGTTGTAAAAGAACGCCTTAAAATGGGTGGATTAGCAACTGCTTTGACCAAGTTTTCAAGTTGGTTGAGCATCTGGAGATTATATAGACATTCATATAAGGAGTATACAAGGAGTATAAGAAACCATCCCAGCATATACCCGTCTTGAAAATCTCTTTTCCCTCCCCAAAAAGATAGCTCTTTCTTTAAACAAATTCTTTAcatgaaaaaattgattagtaCCCCATTGTTCTTTTTGTGCTCTAACAAGTTTGGTATTAGAAGTGGCCTAATAATATAGGATGCACATCAAAACCTTGAGGCTATGGCTGTCTTCCAAAGGAATGTGCTGATATAACCATTGAGATACAGTCAAAGGTTTAGAAAGAGAGTAAAAGAGACCAACATTGAGATAGGATCTTTTATAGATTGGTTTAAGTGTTTTAATGGAGAATTGCTTGAAGAGCAAAATCATAGAAGCAGCAACTGAGAAAGAGGatgaaagaaagaggaaaagaaagaaactacTTAGGCAGCAACCCAGGATGTCAAAGACaatattcttatataaataaagacTAGTCCATTTTAAATTCTCTGTTCGTTTAGTACAATGGAACTTATTTCTAGACTTCAAAAACTTCCCAAACAAGTAAAGGACTTTAAAACAAAGCTAATCAATATACTAATCAAATAGGATTCAAacttcttaaatataaaatgcTTCATAAACACTTAAGCAGATAGTTTATAATGCATGAAAAGACTCTCAGCAAACCTCAAATTAGAAACTTggtaaataaaagcaaaaacttCGTTGATCCATTGTTATTGTAATGTGAGGAGTAAAATGTAGATATGATGAAGAATACCTGCTATACAATTACAGTACTTGCCAGAATAACTACTTGCTAAACACTTACTAATTAAACTATTTATATCTACGTAGGATATAGAATTTCCAGGACAGAATAACCTAAATAAACGATTTTCCCACCTTCTTGACATGCTCCTACCTCTTTAAGCTTTCCCTCAATAATCAGAAAATTCTCTCCATGGCAACAAGTTCTAAAAGGTCACCCTtcaactattctcaaaatctatttatttttttaccaggAAAAATAATTACACTCCACATATTTCCTCCACTTCTTATTAGACTTTAGACCCAAACCTTCTTATTCCAAAACATCTTTCCAAAAATCTAGCTTCACCCATACCGGCATACCCTTACTCTAGGATCgtgaatgaaagagaaaaagtgGTCTAGAGCCCAACAAAGTTTGAGTTGTATCGCCATAACAATTCAATACCATCTTAAGTTTCcatacagaaactcaaaaattcttttgtttgtaccttgtggagttgggctagggtgtatattggagaggagtcctcttcactcttaggttttttggagtggctagcggccaCTTAAGGGAGGGTAAGGGTGCTTGTTTTTTGTGCTCTCGATTTAGGCTgatttgtatacttcctgtatgcttggtggcctttgccctttaatatatttgtgtttatctatcaaaaaaaaaaataccatctTAAGTTTCCATGTATGACAATCTTGCTTGCCAAGTTACATGGCCATGCTCAAGCTAATTTTACCGAACACTGATACTGACTTAAATTTATATCTTTCTTACATTCAACTATACAACTATATTCCACAAACTCACACCCTTCCTCCATCAGGctcaaaatccaaaacaaagCTTTAATAACTTCAATAGAAGACAagttctccaaaaaaaaaaaaaaaaagccgtCAACATGCACTAAACCCTAAAACTAAACGAAATCATACTACTCACACAGTTTCCATGTACATATACTCCCATGTCAAAACAATAGCCATCGAAAggtaaaatatatacaaaattcaCTGGcatgttgctgagaaaatgagagaaaataaaaatcagagaTCTTTCATCATCATTGATCGCAACACCATAAAAAACAACCTAATGCAAACATATGGCTTAGTCAggtcatttttaaaaagcatttttggaaaccaaaacaGCCTAACTATagaatcaaaaaaaaaaaaaaaattctcagtTTTCTAGGAAACCAAACAGGGCTAAATAAACGAATACATAAAAagaagttaaataaaaattaaaaaggaaaaagtaccTACAATCGAACATCGGGACACTGAAACCCACTTTTGGCTAAATAATGCTCCACCAGTTCGTCTGGAATCTGAAAGAACAAACacagaaaattataaaaattcaaaaaaaaaaaaaaaaaaagaaaaaaaagaagaagttagTTTTAGGCCAACAGAAAAATCATACAGTGGGAGTGTAGTCTACAAGGGAAGCGAGAAAATCAGAGAGCGCAGAATCATCGTCGTGCCTTGCATCGTTGCCTCCCTGGTTTTGATTCATCCTCCCTCTCTTTTTCCCTCACTTTCCAGGAATGCGTTCTCCTTCTACCTCTATATTATGAATATCTGCTTCAGTTTCTGGGCTTTGCTGTCCTcttgtttcctttcttttttattttaattttttttcttgaattatttttttccttacatttaAACATCTACTAGAAAGCAAAaggggaaagttgtgttttcatgggccaatatggtaataatattgtttttggaacccaggtttgtgaaatgggaaaaacatttgttaatgtggaaacttatatcagtttcatgcactctgagTCGGTTGTTTTTTTTCTACCAAAATTGCCCCTCCAGGTATCCAGGTCAGCAGCCCATCTTAGCACGTGAAGGTAGTACTTGaggtgcgttaaggtagtacctgaggtacattaaggtagtacctgaagaccattaaggtagtaccttatgtgcattaaggtagtacttgaaatttcttataattacataaggtaccgttggagtaacctatgagaacataacaatgtcatgctgcaataggtaatgaaattaactaataaaaatctgaAGCCACAAAATGGCTACATTTCTCGcaggtgcattaaggtagtacctgaggtacattaagatagtacctgaagaccattaaggtagtaccttatgtgcattaaggtagtacctgaaattTCTTATGATTACATAAGGTACCGTTGGAGTAAcctatgagaacataacaatgtcatgctgcaataggtaatgaaattaactaataaaaatctgaagccacaaaat
The sequence above is drawn from the Vitis riparia cultivar Riparia Gloire de Montpellier isolate 1030 chromosome 15, EGFV_Vit.rip_1.0, whole genome shotgun sequence genome and encodes:
- the LOC117932823 gene encoding transcription initiation factor TFIID subunit 10-like isoform X1 encodes the protein MNQNQGGNDARHDDDSALSDFLASLVDYTPTIPDELVEHYLAKSGFQCPDVRLIRLVAVATQKFVTEVASDALQQCKARQSAVVKDKRDKQQKDKRLILTMEDLSKALREYGVNVKHQEYFADSPSSGMDPASKDE